A genomic segment from Luteolibacter ambystomatis encodes:
- a CDS encoding DUF4198 domain-containing protein, producing the protein MIKSLRFGILATCFLAHSALAHSVWVEPGPDGTLVVRFGEFDGEPEKSPGRLDSLGTPVAAVLPVTAETKPLESLKKSDHYTLGGAKPDQAVVAEAVFPVRGAEGKPARRPIFYSRWLPAGGDKIAGQPSLTLDIVPTGTPGEVRVYFRGKPLAGAKAQLNAPNGSHRALETGADGLVKFTTDEPGRWVLTVPGYSEELPGFVGGKPYAIASHNASLSWIAAKP; encoded by the coding sequence ATGATCAAATCCCTGCGCTTCGGCATTCTCGCTACCTGCTTCCTCGCTCACTCCGCGCTCGCCCACTCGGTGTGGGTGGAGCCCGGTCCGGATGGAACCCTTGTGGTCCGCTTTGGTGAGTTCGACGGCGAACCGGAAAAATCACCGGGCCGTCTCGATTCCCTCGGCACGCCGGTCGCCGCCGTACTGCCGGTGACCGCGGAAACCAAGCCACTGGAATCGCTGAAAAAATCCGACCACTATACGCTCGGTGGAGCGAAGCCGGATCAAGCCGTGGTCGCGGAAGCCGTCTTTCCTGTTAGAGGTGCGGAGGGAAAGCCCGCGCGACGGCCGATCTTCTACAGCCGCTGGCTGCCCGCCGGAGGTGACAAGATCGCCGGACAACCCTCCCTGACCTTGGACATCGTGCCGACGGGAACACCCGGTGAAGTCCGTGTCTATTTCCGCGGCAAGCCGCTGGCTGGCGCGAAGGCCCAGCTCAATGCGCCCAATGGCAGCCACCGCGCATTGGAAACCGGTGCCGACGGCCTCGTCAAATTCACCACAGACGAACCCGGTCGTTGGGTGCTCACGGTTCCGGGCTACAGCGAGGAATTACCCGGCTTCGTTGGCGGCAAGCCCTACGCCATCGCCAGCCACAATGCCTCGCTGAGCTGGATTGCCGCGAAGCCTTGA
- a CDS encoding beta strand repeat-containing protein, whose amino-acid sequence MKPRPLFFALAASLTGIASSATFTWNNGITAVWNSDNWGGGTPNAAGDIARYTSTTDNATTTLNVNATVGQLLGNNPGKLWTINPGGGVLTLDNTGGSNNVFGNANAAISATAAAADGEAIRVGVPILIANTDLDIGSTNGGMTVPGSISASTNRTLTLRNNVTQVNRHVVVSGNIGLSGTGTIALVNSGTKATNIPDTSSSSGVLLSGILGTQVTGITHNGPGGLFITGVNRFTGPISISSASTPAMLGISSDAALGNAANVLTLDNAVLGNLVVAGSNTAYSTGGNVNLPATRSIVLGAGGGALRAGYSNLVTVNGVISGTGNLDRTDGSILALNGANTYTGITRLGGGTTRVSAINNGGVAGNLGAASNSAANLVFTAASTVHYVGATASTDRSFTLNTGITGIWDVLRADANLTLSGSVPTSTGGLTKNGQGVLTLSGANLYTGTTTVNFGTLAVTGTLASPLLIGGATLTGSGTTTGNITFNNVAGVGILASPSGITAVRGANLVLNGTTDIYTSQLGDYTAGGSGAVNVLRYTGTQSGTGAFIPQTNYRSGLLTNASGAVTLEYKAEAKTWSATTGGTWDLNTSTPWTGTADSLFFWGDAVTFGDTAADQTVTLAGNLAPSAIVVNNAANTYTFAGTGTIRGSTSILKSGAGTLALNNTGASTFTGGVIISSGTVTTNQGTGTSFANTSIVLGDANTAANAVAFLTNGTTANATLAKPIIVTPQGTGTATIGTAAASADSVSFTALHLYRPTILRNGATAANRVNFRNIAGSVGTLTIGAPATSGNRVVFEAGDNYFTGDLVINSNAVLQLGTAGTVFDTIPDGSNVTVNGTLNLSFSSVGETINGLNGSGSIGTNSSTNNTLTIGAANGGGTFSGQITQGGTGSPALSLRKVGTGTQILSGSTGNNYSGTTTVDGGTLTLSKSGGFGNGTCSVGLGNLTVNPGATVTTTVPFGIDGRNASTGTRTVTINGGTVNLAGSEYIQNIVLIGGTLNCPTAANDFLRAPGNGLNISSNAAPVTSTVNNKVDMTNSSLTVTAADGPAAIDLEFTGAISQNTGAGSGARTLTKNGAGTARFSGAHSYTGDTTVNAGVLSFTQTGLASTSSVNIASAAVLDLAFSGTNTVDKLFINGVQQLSGTWGSTLSGADHQDDVHFSGTGKLTVASAPVPYLVWAANKGLTAGNNGKADNPDNDGLNNLGEFALDGSPLSGTSDAKTAIRQTAGGPTITLPVRKNAGAFVADADGLLSPLIDGVRYRVQASTDLVDWNMLVFETAPDSTGLPALSDSNGWEYRTFQIASGNPKAFLRVKISE is encoded by the coding sequence ATGAAACCTCGTCCACTTTTTTTTGCCCTCGCCGCTTCCCTGACGGGCATCGCCTCATCCGCCACCTTTACCTGGAACAACGGCATCACCGCTGTCTGGAACTCGGACAACTGGGGCGGCGGAACGCCGAATGCGGCCGGTGACATCGCCCGATACACCAGCACCACGGACAATGCCACCACCACGCTGAACGTGAATGCCACCGTCGGCCAACTCCTCGGAAACAATCCCGGGAAGTTGTGGACCATCAATCCCGGCGGCGGAGTCCTGACACTCGACAATACCGGAGGAAGCAACAACGTCTTCGGCAATGCGAATGCCGCGATCAGTGCCACTGCCGCCGCCGCGGATGGAGAAGCGATCCGTGTTGGCGTTCCCATTCTCATCGCGAACACAGACCTCGATATCGGCAGCACCAATGGCGGCATGACCGTGCCTGGCTCGATCTCCGCCAGCACGAACCGGACGCTGACGCTGCGCAACAACGTGACCCAGGTGAACCGCCATGTCGTGGTGTCCGGCAACATCGGGCTCAGCGGCACCGGTACCATCGCCTTGGTCAATTCAGGCACGAAGGCGACCAACATCCCGGATACCAGCTCGTCTTCGGGAGTGCTGCTTTCCGGTATCCTGGGCACGCAGGTCACCGGCATCACCCACAACGGTCCGGGCGGACTGTTCATCACCGGTGTGAATCGTTTCACCGGCCCGATTTCCATCAGCAGTGCCTCCACACCCGCGATGCTGGGCATCAGCAGTGACGCGGCCCTGGGGAATGCGGCAAACGTGCTCACGCTCGACAACGCCGTCCTCGGCAACCTCGTGGTCGCCGGCTCCAACACCGCCTACAGCACCGGTGGCAATGTGAATCTCCCCGCCACCCGCAGCATCGTGCTGGGTGCCGGTGGCGGCGCGCTTCGCGCGGGCTATAGCAATCTCGTCACCGTCAACGGTGTCATCAGTGGCACCGGCAACCTGGATCGCACCGACGGTTCCATTCTGGCCCTCAATGGTGCCAACACCTACACCGGCATCACCCGCCTCGGTGGAGGCACCACCCGGGTATCCGCGATCAACAACGGCGGCGTGGCGGGCAACCTCGGCGCGGCAAGCAACAGCGCGGCCAACCTGGTCTTCACCGCCGCCAGCACGGTTCACTACGTCGGTGCGACGGCTTCAACCGACCGCAGCTTCACTCTCAACACCGGCATCACCGGCATCTGGGATGTACTGCGCGCGGATGCCAATCTCACCCTCTCCGGCAGCGTGCCAACCTCGACCGGGGGCCTCACCAAAAACGGCCAGGGAGTCCTGACCCTCTCCGGAGCAAACCTCTACACCGGCACCACCACCGTCAACTTCGGCACGCTGGCCGTGACCGGCACTCTGGCCAGCCCGCTACTCATCGGCGGAGCCACCCTTACCGGGTCCGGCACCACCACCGGCAACATCACCTTCAACAACGTCGCCGGCGTGGGCATCCTCGCCAGCCCGTCCGGCATCACTGCCGTGCGTGGAGCGAATCTTGTGCTCAATGGCACGACAGACATCTACACCAGCCAGCTCGGCGACTACACGGCCGGCGGTTCCGGCGCCGTGAACGTGCTGCGCTACACCGGCACCCAATCCGGCACGGGAGCGTTCATCCCACAGACCAACTACCGCAGCGGTCTGCTCACGAACGCCTCCGGTGCCGTGACGCTGGAGTACAAGGCCGAGGCGAAAACCTGGAGCGCCACCACCGGCGGCACCTGGGATCTGAACACCAGCACACCCTGGACGGGCACCGCGGATTCGCTGTTCTTCTGGGGGGATGCCGTGACCTTCGGAGACACCGCCGCCGACCAGACGGTGACCCTCGCCGGCAATCTCGCCCCCTCGGCCATCGTGGTGAACAACGCCGCAAACACCTACACCTTCGCCGGTACCGGCACGATCCGCGGCAGCACCTCCATCCTGAAATCCGGAGCGGGAACGCTGGCGCTCAACAACACCGGCGCCAGCACCTTCACCGGTGGCGTGATCATTTCCTCCGGCACCGTCACCACCAACCAGGGAACCGGCACATCCTTCGCCAATACCTCGATTGTCCTCGGCGATGCCAACACGGCTGCCAACGCGGTGGCATTCCTGACCAACGGAACGACGGCAAACGCCACGCTGGCCAAGCCGATCATCGTGACTCCGCAGGGTACCGGCACCGCCACCATCGGCACTGCCGCAGCCTCCGCGGACAGCGTGAGCTTCACCGCGCTCCATCTCTATCGCCCGACGATCCTGCGGAACGGTGCCACCGCAGCCAACCGCGTGAACTTCCGCAACATCGCCGGAAGCGTCGGCACGCTGACCATCGGTGCTCCGGCGACCTCCGGCAACCGCGTGGTCTTCGAGGCCGGTGACAACTACTTCACCGGAGATCTGGTCATCAACAGCAACGCCGTTCTCCAACTCGGCACCGCCGGCACCGTCTTCGACACCATCCCGGATGGCAGCAACGTGACGGTCAACGGCACCTTGAACCTGTCCTTCAGCAGCGTGGGTGAAACCATCAACGGACTGAACGGCAGCGGCTCGATCGGCACCAACAGTTCGACCAACAACACGCTGACGATCGGCGCGGCCAACGGCGGCGGTACCTTCTCGGGCCAGATCACCCAGGGCGGCACCGGCAGTCCCGCGCTCTCTCTCCGCAAGGTCGGCACCGGCACGCAGATCCTGTCCGGCTCGACCGGCAACAACTACAGCGGCACCACCACCGTCGATGGCGGCACGCTCACGCTGTCGAAAAGCGGTGGCTTCGGCAATGGAACCTGCTCGGTGGGTCTCGGCAACCTGACAGTCAATCCGGGAGCGACCGTCACCACCACCGTGCCCTTCGGCATCGACGGTCGCAATGCCTCCACCGGTACCCGCACCGTGACCATCAATGGTGGCACGGTGAATCTGGCGGGTTCCGAATACATCCAGAACATCGTGCTCATCGGAGGAACCCTGAACTGCCCCACCGCGGCGAACGATTTCCTTCGCGCCCCCGGCAACGGCCTGAACATCTCCTCCAATGCCGCGCCGGTGACCTCCACGGTGAACAACAAGGTGGACATGACCAACTCCAGCCTGACCGTGACCGCCGCGGATGGCCCCGCCGCCATCGATCTCGAGTTCACCGGAGCCATCAGCCAGAATACCGGCGCCGGATCCGGCGCACGCACGCTCACCAAGAATGGCGCGGGCACGGCCCGCTTCTCCGGAGCACACAGCTACACCGGTGACACCACGGTGAACGCCGGCGTGCTGAGCTTCACCCAGACCGGCCTGGCCTCCACCTCCAGCGTGAACATCGCCAGCGCGGCGGTGCTGGATCTTGCTTTCAGCGGCACAAACACCGTCGACAAGCTGTTCATCAACGGAGTGCAGCAACTTTCAGGAACGTGGGGTTCCACACTCTCGGGTGCCGATCATCAGGACGACGTCCACTTCTCCGGCACCGGAAAATTGACCGTGGCCAGCGCGCCCGTACCCTATCTCGTCTGGGCGGCGAACAAGGGCCTGACGGCAGGCAACAACGGAAAGGCCGACAATCCGGACAACGATGGCCTCAACAACCTGGGCGAATTCGCCCTCGACGGCTCCCCGCTCTCCGGCACCAGCGATGCCAAAACCGCAATCAGGCAAACCGCAGGCGGTCCCACCATCACCCTCCCCGTCCGCAAGAACGCCGGAGCCTTCGTGGCCGATGCAGACGGGCTGCTCTCCCCGCTCATCGATGGCGTCCGCTACCGCGTCCAGGCCAGCACCGATCTCGTGGACTGGAACATGCTCGTCTTCGAGACCGCTCCGGACTCCACCGGCCTCCCTGCCCTCTCCGATTCCAACGGTTGGGAGTACCGCACCTTCCAGATCGCCTCGGGCAACCCCAAGGCCTTCCTCCGTGTGAAGATCAGCGAATGA